Proteins found in one Euzebya sp. genomic segment:
- the xylA gene encoding xylose isomerase, protein MFFTDVTAPIAYEGPDSTNPLAFRWYDADRVVGSKTMRDHLRMAVCYWHSFHWPGSDVFGAGTFDRPWLAPTDDPMAAARQKMDAAFEFFGKLGAPFYSFHDYDMAPEADSLAESQARLDELADEAGKKMEETGVQLLWGTANLFSHPRYAAGAATNPDPEVFAHAAAQVRNALEVTHRLGGANYVLWGGREGYETLLNTDLRREGQQLGRFLHLVAEHADRIGFTGTLLLEPKPQEPTKHQYDHDVATVHAFLQRHGLDDRYKVNIEGNHATLSGHDFAHEVAVAIDAGIFGSIDANQGDDRLGWDTDQFPRSVEMMSLVVYEILKGGGFDTGGFMFDTKLRRQSLDRTDLFHAHIGGMDTMARSLLVAQALIDDETLTGPVAERYAGWDGELGRGILDGTHDLASLHGLVTDQDLRPQAVSGRQEELERRVSRVIEQAR, encoded by the coding sequence GTGTTCTTCACCGACGTCACGGCCCCCATCGCCTACGAGGGACCTGACTCCACCAACCCGCTGGCCTTCCGCTGGTACGACGCCGACCGCGTCGTCGGGTCCAAGACGATGCGGGACCACCTGCGCATGGCCGTGTGCTACTGGCACTCCTTCCACTGGCCGGGATCGGACGTCTTCGGCGCCGGCACCTTCGACCGTCCGTGGCTGGCCCCGACCGACGATCCGATGGCGGCGGCACGCCAGAAGATGGACGCGGCGTTCGAGTTCTTCGGCAAGCTCGGCGCCCCGTTCTACAGCTTCCACGACTACGACATGGCGCCCGAGGCGGACTCGCTGGCCGAGAGCCAGGCCCGCCTCGACGAGCTCGCCGACGAGGCCGGCAAGAAGATGGAGGAGACCGGCGTCCAGCTGCTGTGGGGCACCGCGAACCTGTTCTCCCACCCCCGCTACGCCGCCGGAGCGGCGACCAACCCCGACCCCGAGGTCTTCGCCCACGCGGCCGCCCAGGTCCGCAACGCCCTCGAGGTCACGCACCGCCTCGGCGGCGCGAACTACGTCCTGTGGGGCGGCCGGGAGGGATATGAGACCCTCCTCAACACCGACCTGCGCCGCGAGGGCCAGCAGCTCGGCCGCTTCCTGCACCTGGTCGCCGAGCACGCCGACCGGATCGGCTTCACCGGCACCCTCCTGCTCGAGCCGAAGCCGCAGGAGCCGACCAAGCACCAGTACGACCACGATGTCGCGACCGTCCACGCGTTCCTGCAGCGCCACGGCCTCGACGACCGCTACAAGGTCAACATCGAGGGCAACCACGCGACGCTGAGCGGCCACGACTTCGCCCACGAGGTCGCCGTCGCGATCGATGCGGGGATCTTCGGGTCGATCGACGCCAACCAGGGTGACGACCGGCTCGGCTGGGACACCGACCAGTTCCCGCGGTCGGTCGAGATGATGAGCCTGGTCGTGTACGAGATCCTGAAGGGCGGCGGGTTCGACACCGGCGGGTTCATGTTCGACACGAAGCTGCGGCGCCAGTCCCTCGACCGCACCGACCTGTTCCACGCCCACATCGGCGGGATGGACACGATGGCGCGGTCGCTGCTCGTCGCCCAGGCCCTGATCGACGACGAGACGCTGACCGGCCCGGTGGCCGAGCGCTACGCCGGCTGGGACGGCGAGCTCGGTCGGGGGATCCTCGACGGGACCCACGACCTCGCGAGCCTCCACGGGCTGGTCACCGACCAGGACCTGCGCCCCCAGGCCGTGTCGGGTCGCCAGGAGGAGCTCGAGCGCCGGGTCAGCCGGGTCATCGAGCAGGCCCGCTAG
- a CDS encoding urease accessory protein UreD gives MRPGTQAVVRSVAATVALPGDGRPSTQRVEVHVGAGARLAWLPEPLVAAAGSDHTAVATAHLAADAQLVWLDEVVLGRHGEPAGALTSTLRIERHTPDGPVALLHHGLDTRLPGWSSAPVTAGHRVSALCAVVGVPLRSPRPVPAVAVATSQLATDVTALVALAPDHASLRLALADLDRR, from the coding sequence CTGCGACCCGGCACCCAGGCGGTGGTGCGGTCGGTGGCCGCCACCGTGGCCCTGCCCGGCGACGGCCGCCCGTCGACCCAGCGGGTCGAGGTCCACGTCGGCGCCGGCGCCCGGCTGGCCTGGCTGCCCGAGCCGCTGGTCGCCGCGGCCGGCTCCGACCACACCGCGGTCGCCACCGCGCACCTGGCCGCCGACGCCCAGCTGGTGTGGCTCGACGAGGTCGTGCTGGGACGCCACGGCGAGCCGGCCGGCGCGCTGACCTCGACGCTGCGGATCGAGCGCCACACCCCCGACGGCCCCGTCGCCCTGCTGCACCACGGCCTCGACACGCGCCTGCCCGGCTGGTCCTCCGCGCCGGTCACGGCCGGCCACCGGGTCAGCGCGCTGTGCGCGGTCGTCGGCGTGCCCCTCAGGTCCCCCCGGCCGGTGCCCGCCGTCGCGGTGGCGACCTCTCAGCTGGCCACGGATGTGACCGCGCTGGTCGCGCTCGCACCTGACCACGCGTCCCTCCGCCTGGCGCTGGCGGACCTCGACCGCCGGTGA
- the xylB gene encoding xylulokinase, which yields MPLVAGVDSSTQATKVVVVDTDDGRVVARGRAAHTVTGRDGARESDPASWWDALATARAATGRGDAVAAIAVGAQQHGLVVLDDAGDPLRPAKLWNDTQSAAQATALVEHFGASWWAEQVGVVPVPSITATKWAWLREHEPEVAARAATVCLPHDFLNLRLTGRAVTDRGDASGTGWWSSHHEGLESAVLEHLGLDPAQVPEVVVGGPAGEVTSAAAERRGIPAGIPVGPGSGDNAAAAMGLGLRSGDAAMSLGTSGTVFAVGDRPVVDPSGVVAGFADATDRHLPLACTLNCTLAVDRIAELLGLDREAVEVGGDAVVLPYLDGERTPNLPHARGSIVGLTHETTAGEILWGAYLGASHALLVAVDRIAELTGAVDEGTPLWLVGGGAAGTAWRRAIATLSGRPLRIPPPDEWVALGAAAQAASLVEGGSPYDHARRWAPPAEEIDPITPDPALGERFAAVAGDLEALNRREW from the coding sequence ATGCCCCTCGTCGCGGGCGTCGACTCCTCCACACAGGCCACGAAGGTCGTCGTCGTCGACACCGACGACGGCCGGGTGGTGGCTCGCGGTCGTGCCGCGCACACCGTCACCGGGCGCGACGGCGCCCGCGAGTCCGATCCCGCCAGCTGGTGGGATGCCCTGGCCACGGCGAGGGCGGCCACCGGTCGTGGCGACGCGGTCGCCGCCATCGCCGTCGGGGCGCAGCAGCACGGGCTGGTGGTCCTCGACGACGCCGGCGACCCGCTGCGGCCGGCGAAGCTGTGGAACGACACCCAGTCCGCCGCGCAGGCCACCGCCCTGGTCGAGCACTTCGGCGCGAGCTGGTGGGCCGAGCAGGTCGGCGTGGTGCCCGTCCCCTCGATCACCGCGACCAAGTGGGCGTGGCTCCGCGAGCACGAGCCGGAGGTGGCCGCCCGCGCCGCCACGGTGTGCCTGCCCCACGACTTCCTGAACCTGCGCCTCACCGGCCGGGCGGTCACCGACCGCGGGGACGCCTCGGGCACCGGGTGGTGGTCGAGCCACCACGAGGGACTCGAGTCGGCTGTCCTCGAGCACCTGGGCCTGGATCCCGCCCAGGTGCCCGAGGTGGTCGTCGGCGGGCCGGCGGGCGAGGTGACGTCCGCGGCGGCCGAGCGGCGGGGGATCCCCGCCGGCATCCCCGTCGGACCCGGCTCGGGGGACAACGCGGCGGCCGCGATGGGCCTCGGCCTGCGGAGCGGGGACGCGGCGATGAGCCTCGGCACCTCCGGGACCGTCTTCGCCGTGGGGGACCGGCCGGTGGTCGACCCCTCCGGCGTGGTGGCGGGGTTCGCCGACGCGACCGACCGGCACCTGCCGCTCGCGTGCACCCTCAACTGCACCCTGGCGGTGGACCGGATCGCCGAGCTCCTCGGGCTGGACCGCGAGGCGGTGGAGGTGGGCGGCGACGCCGTCGTGCTGCCCTACCTCGACGGCGAGCGGACGCCCAACCTGCCGCACGCCCGCGGCAGCATCGTCGGGCTGACCCACGAGACCACAGCAGGTGAGATCCTGTGGGGCGCCTACCTGGGCGCGAGCCACGCCCTGCTCGTCGCGGTCGACCGGATCGCCGAGCTGACCGGCGCGGTCGACGAGGGCACGCCGCTGTGGCTGGTCGGCGGCGGGGCGGCCGGGACCGCGTGGCGCCGGGCCATCGCGACCCTGAGCGGCCGTCCGCTGCGGATCCCTCCCCCCGATGAGTGGGTGGCCCTCGGAGCGGCGGCGCAGGCCGCGTCGCTGGTGGAGGGCGGGTCGCCCTACGACCACGCCCGCCGCTGGGCCCCGCCGGCCGAGGAGATCGACCCGATCACGCCGGACCCGGCGCTCGGCGAGCGGTTCGCCGCCGTCGCCGGCGACCTCGAGGCGCTGAACCGTCGGGAGTGGTGA
- a CDS encoding aldose 1-epimerase: MDVTLSAGGDRVVVDARGRMTSFVAGGVERLLTAPPRPEDPAADYQWGSFVMAPFAGRIADGVLDVGGTPVQLERRLGDHAIHGLVMDRPWEVAAQDGTAATLTCEVDGPLACRVTQVLRLAPGELALELGVTAHVDDLPAWVGWHPCFRRDLGEVAVRVVADHVVVVDERSLPTGERVPVAGDTDLRDGPVVGDRLLDHPYVDVRGPAVVRWPDLELEMAFPPPLSSAVVFTQPGVVCVEPQSAWPDAARLAAAGHDTGVVTLARGESLTAQTTWRWAAR; the protein is encoded by the coding sequence GTGGACGTGACGCTGAGCGCCGGCGGGGATCGCGTCGTCGTCGACGCGCGAGGTCGGATGACGTCGTTCGTCGCCGGTGGGGTCGAGCGGCTGCTGACCGCGCCCCCGCGGCCCGAGGACCCCGCGGCGGACTACCAGTGGGGCTCGTTCGTGATGGCGCCGTTCGCGGGGCGGATCGCCGACGGGGTGCTCGACGTGGGTGGCACCCCCGTGCAGCTCGAGCGGCGGCTGGGCGACCACGCGATCCACGGGCTGGTCATGGACCGGCCCTGGGAGGTGGCCGCACAGGACGGGACGGCGGCGACCCTGACGTGTGAGGTGGACGGCCCGCTCGCCTGCCGCGTGACCCAGGTCCTGCGCCTGGCCCCGGGGGAGCTGGCGCTCGAGCTGGGTGTGACCGCGCACGTCGACGACCTCCCCGCCTGGGTGGGCTGGCACCCCTGCTTCCGCCGCGACCTGGGCGAGGTGGCCGTGCGGGTGGTGGCCGACCACGTCGTCGTCGTCGACGAGCGGTCGCTGCCCACCGGCGAGCGGGTGCCGGTCGCCGGCGACACCGACCTCCGCGACGGACCGGTCGTCGGCGACCGGCTGCTCGACCACCCCTACGTCGACGTCCGGGGTCCGGCGGTCGTCCGCTGGCCCGACCTCGAGCTCGAGATGGCCTTCCCCCCTCCCCTGTCGAGCGCGGTGGTCTTCACCCAGCCGGGGGTCGTCTGCGTCGAGCCGCAGTCCGCCTGGCCCGACGCGGCCCGCCTGGCGGCCGCCGGCCACGACACGGGGGTCGTGACCCTGGCGCGCGGCGAGTCCCTGACCGCGCAGACGACCTGGCGCTGGGCCGCCCGGTAG
- a CDS encoding ROK family protein has translation MTSHRRAGRELRGPADQRTIRDHNLALVLQHVAAAGESSRARIAEGTGLNKTTVSSLVAELMDRRLLREDGTRHDGAAGRPAVSVRLDDTRYVGVGMEINVDYLAVAVVDLRGGVRDEQVVVDNFRHHTAEDSLARLSGLVADSLARLAADGLVAVGADLALPGLVDAERRRLLIAPNLGWRDLDAAALVEAGLAESGVAAAGLERGGWSVHVDNEANLGALGERWEGAGTDLSDVIYVSGEVGVGAGIIIGGELHRPRTGFGGEFGHMALVPDGPPCSCGSRGCVETAVGLEATLRRAGLDVDEVMSATGGATASGPASTLADLAAQGDPAVREALEEVGGHLGVALASAVNLLGPESVILGGYFAALHPWLEPAISRELSARVLGVAHRPISVRPSVLQRVAAVRGAAGQVIRGLLADPSLTPRSAA, from the coding sequence ATGACCAGCCACCGACGCGCGGGCCGCGAGCTGCGGGGCCCCGCGGACCAGCGCACCATCCGGGACCACAACCTGGCCCTGGTCCTGCAGCACGTCGCCGCGGCCGGGGAGAGCTCGCGGGCCCGGATCGCCGAGGGCACCGGGCTGAACAAGACGACCGTCTCGAGCCTGGTCGCCGAGCTGATGGACCGCCGGCTGCTCCGCGAGGACGGCACCCGCCACGACGGGGCGGCCGGACGTCCCGCGGTCAGCGTCCGCCTCGACGACACCCGGTACGTCGGCGTCGGGATGGAGATCAACGTCGACTACCTGGCCGTCGCCGTCGTCGACCTGCGCGGCGGCGTGCGCGACGAGCAGGTCGTGGTCGACAACTTCCGCCACCACACCGCCGAGGACTCCCTGGCCCGGTTGTCCGGGCTGGTGGCCGACAGCCTCGCCCGGCTGGCGGCGGACGGCCTGGTCGCCGTCGGTGCCGACCTCGCGCTGCCGGGGCTGGTCGACGCCGAGCGCCGCCGCCTGCTCATCGCGCCCAACCTCGGCTGGCGGGACCTGGACGCCGCGGCGCTGGTCGAGGCGGGGCTGGCCGAGTCGGGTGTCGCCGCAGCCGGGCTGGAGCGGGGCGGTTGGTCGGTCCACGTCGACAACGAGGCCAACCTGGGCGCGCTGGGCGAGCGCTGGGAGGGCGCCGGGACCGACCTGTCGGACGTCATCTACGTCTCCGGCGAGGTCGGGGTCGGCGCCGGCATCATCATCGGCGGCGAGCTCCACCGCCCCCGCACGGGCTTCGGCGGCGAGTTCGGCCACATGGCGCTCGTGCCCGACGGGCCACCGTGCTCGTGCGGCAGCCGCGGGTGCGTCGAGACCGCGGTCGGGCTGGAGGCCACGCTCCGCCGTGCGGGGCTGGACGTGGACGAGGTCATGTCGGCGACCGGTGGGGCGACCGCGAGCGGCCCGGCCAGCACCCTGGCCGACCTCGCCGCGCAGGGGGACCCGGCGGTGCGGGAGGCCCTGGAGGAGGTCGGGGGGCACCTCGGCGTGGCGCTCGCGTCCGCGGTGAACCTCCTCGGCCCCGAATCGGTCATCCTCGGCGGCTACTTCGCCGCCCTGCACCCCTGGCTCGAGCCGGCGATCAGCCGCGAGCTGTCCGCCAGGGTGCTCGGTGTCGCGCACCGCCCGATCTCGGTGCGCCCCTCGGTCCTCCAGCGGGTCGCAGCGGTCCGCGGCGCCGCCGGGCAGGTCATCCGGGGGTTGCTCGCCGACCCCTCCCTGACCCCCAGATCTGCGGCCTAG